The Humulus lupulus chromosome 4, drHumLupu1.1, whole genome shotgun sequence genome has a window encoding:
- the LOC133829908 gene encoding sm-like protein LSM8, with amino-acid sequence MSGGPGLESLVDQTISVITNDGRNIVGVLKGFDQATNIILDESHERVFSTKEGVQQLVLGLYIIRGDNISIVGELDEEIDSSVDWSEKRAHPLKPVIH; translated from the exons ATGTCTGGTGGCCCTGGACTTGAGTCTCTAGTAGATC AAACAATATCAGTTATCACAAATGATGGGCGCAATATTGTG GGAGTTTTAAAAGGCTTTGACCAGGCTACAAATATCATTCTCGACGAGTCTCATGAACGTGTTTTCTCGACAAAG GAAGGTGTTCAGCAACTAGTGTTGGGTTTGTATATAATAAGAGGCGACAACAT AAGTATCGTCGGAGAattagatgaagaaatcgattcGTCTGTTGACTGGTCGGAAAAAAGAGCTCATCCTCTAAAGCCTGTCATTCATTGA
- the LOC133829903 gene encoding phosphoglycerate kinase 3, cytosolic-like yields the protein MASAATPSGFSLLRQSTSTSTSRTRSSLVQLSPSSLRLRPTTLRRLGFTAADPLLALTVASRVRSIGSGNGVRGVVSMAKKSVGDLGPADLKGKKVFVRADLNVPLDDNQNITDDTRIRAAIPTIKYLIQNGAKVILSSHLGRPKGVTPKFSLSPLVPRLSELLGIQVVKADDSIGPEVEKLVASLPDGGVLLLENVRFYKEEEKNDPEHAKKLASLADIYVNDAFGTAHRAHASTEGVTKYLKPSVAGFLLQKELDYLVGAVSNPKRPFAAIVGGSKVSSKIGVIESLLEKVDILLLGGGMIFTFYKAQGLTVGSSLVEEDKLDLATSLLEKAKAKGVSLLLPSDVVIADKFAPDANSKVVPSSAIPDGWMGLDIGPDSIKTFNEALDTTQTIIWNGPMGVFEFEKFAAGTESVAKKLADLSGKGVTTIIGGGDSVAAVEKVGVASVMSHISTGGGASLELLEGKELPGVLALDEAIPVAV from the exons ATGGCTTCTGCAGCTACACCCAGCGGCTTCTCCCTCCTCCGCCAATCCACCTCTACCTCCACTTCCCGCACTCGCTCTTCTCTCGTTCAACTCTCACCCTCTTCACTTCGCCTCCGCCCCACCACACTCCGTCGCCTCGGGTTCACCGCAGCAGACCCTCTACTGGCTCTGACCGTCGCCTCCAGAGTCCGCTCTATTGGCTCCGGCAATGGGGTCAGGGGAGTTGTCTCCATGGCCAAGAAGAGCGTTGGGGATTTGGGCCCAGCTGACTTGAAGGGAAAGAAGGTTTTTGTGAGGGCTGACTTGAATGTGCCTTTGGATGATAACCAGAACATCACTGATGATACCAGGATTCGTGCAGCCATTCCTACCATCAAGTATTTGATTCAGAATGGCGCCAAGGTCATTCTTTCCAGCCATTTG GGACGACCAAAAGGTGTGACTCCAAAGTTCAGCTTGAGTCCTCTTGTTCCTCGTCTTTCTGAACTCCTTGGCATTCAG GTTGTGAAAGCTGATGACTCCATTGGCCCTGAAGTAGAGAAGTTGGTGGCTTCACTTCCTGATGGTGGTGTTCTGCTTCTTGAAAATGTGAGGTTTTACAAGGAGGAAGAGAAGAATGATCCTGAACATGCCAAAAAGCTTGCCTCATTGGCAGATATTTATGTCAACGATGCGTTCGGAACTGCTCACAGAGCTCATGCCTCAACTGAAGGTGTTACAAAATACTTGAAGCCATCTGTGGCTGGTTTTCTCTTACAGAAG GAACTTGACTATCTTGTTGGGGCAGTATCAAACCCGAAGAGGCCGTTCGCTGCCATTGTTGGTGGTTCAAAGGTCTCATCCAAGATTGGAGTTATTGAGTCACTGCTAGAGAAGGTTGACATCCTACTTCTGGGTGGTGGAATGATCTTTACATTTTACAAGGCACAGGGTCTCACAGTAGGTTCATCTCTGGTCGAGGAAGACAAACTAGATTTGGCGACATCACTCCTTGAGAAGGCCAAAGCCAAAGGCGTGTCTCTTTTGTTACCCTCTGATGTGGTGATTGCAGACAAGTTCGCTCCTGATGCAAACAGCAAG GTTGTACCATCATCTGCCATTCCCGACGGTTGGATGGGATTGGATATTGGTCCAGACTCTATCAAGACATTCAATGAGGCACTTGACACTACTCAAACCATCATTTGGAATGGACCAATGGGTGTTTTCGAATTCGAAAAGTTTGCAGCTGGAACTGAG TCTGTTGCAAAGAAGCTAGCAGATCTTAGCGGAAAGGGAGTAACTACAATTATTGGAGGAGGAGACTCGGTTGCGGCCGTAGAGAAAGTAGGAGTTGCCAGTGTGATGAGCCACATTTCAACCGGTGGCGGTGCCAGTTTGGAGTTGTTGGAAGGGAAAGAACTCCCCGGAGTGCTTGCTCTCGACGAGGCCATACCGGTTGCTGTGTGA
- the LOC133829907 gene encoding phosphoglycerate kinase 3, cytosolic, with protein sequence MATKRSVGTLKETELKGKRVFVRVDLNVPLDDNLNITDDTRVRAAVPTIQYLMGYGAKVILCSHLGRPKGVTPKYSLKPLVPRLSELLGYDVKMANDSVGEEVEKLIAETPEGGVVLLENVRFYKEEEKNDPEFAKKLASLADVYVNDAFGTAHRAHASTEGVAKYLKPSVAGFLMQKELDYLVGAVANPKRPFAAIVGGAKVSSKIGVIESLLGKVNLLFLGGGMIFTFYKAQGYTVGSSLVEEDKLELASSLMEKAKSKGVTILLPTDVVIADKFSPDANSKIVPASSIPDGWMGLDIGPDSIKTFSDALDTTQTVIWNGPMGVFEFEKFAAGTEAVAKKLAELSGKGVKTIIGGGDSVAAVEKVGLADKMSHISTGGGASLELLEGKPLPGVLALDDA encoded by the exons ATGGCCACCAAGAGGAGCGTCGGAACTCTCAAGGAGACTGAGTTGAAGGGAAAGAGGGTTTTTGTGAGGGTTGATCTGAATGTTCCATTGGATGACAATTTGAACATCACCGATGACACCAGAGTCCGCGCCGCTGTCCCCACTATCCAGTATTTGATGGGCTATGGTGCTAAAGTTATTCTCTGCAGTCACTTG GGTCGCCCAAAGGGTGTCACACCCAAGTACAGTCTAAAGCCCCTTGTCCCAAGGCTTTCTGAGCTTCTGGGCTATGATGTTAAGATGGCAAATGATTCTGTTGGCGAGGAAGTTGAGAAGTTGATTGCTGAGACTCCAGAGGGAGGAGTTGTGCTTCTCGAGAATGTCAGGTTCTACAAGGAAGAAGAGAAGAATGACCCCGAGTTTGCCAAGAAGCTAGCATCACTTGCAGATGTCTACGTGAACGATGCATTCGGTACTGCCCACAGGGCTCATGCATCCACTGAGGGTGTGGCCAAGTACTTGAAGCCTTCTGTTGCTGGATTCCTTATGCAGAAG GAACTTGATTATCTTGTTGGAGCTGTGGCCAATCCCAAGAGGCCATTTGCTGCCATTGTTGGGGGTGCAAAGGTGTCATCAAAGATTGGAGTAATAGAGTCCTTGTTGGGGAAAGTAAACCTTCTCTTCTTGGGTGGAGGGATGATCTTTACCTTTTACAAGGCCCAGGGTTATACGGTTGGATCATCACTAGTAGAGGAAGACAAGTTGGAGTTGGCTTCTTCACTTATGGAAAAGGCCAAGTCTAAAGGTGTAACTATTCTTCTCCCAACAGACGTGGTCATCGCAGACAAGTTCTCTCCTGATGCTAACAGCAAG ATTGTGCCAGCGTCGAGCATCCCCGATGGGTGGATGGGATTGGACATTGGCCCAGACTCCATCAAAACATTCAGTGACGCTCTTGACACCACTCAAACCGTAATTTGGAACGGTCCTATGGGAGTCTTTGAGTTCGAGAAGTTTGCTGCTGGAACGGAG GCTGTAGCCAAGAAGCTAGCCGAGCTCAGCGGTAAGGGAGTGAAAACCATCATTGGAGGAGGTGATTCAGTTGCAGCAGTGGAGAAGGTTGGCCTTGCTGACAAGATGAGCCACATCTCAACCGGTGGTGGTGCCAGTTTAGAGCTTCTTGAAGGGAAGCCACTCCCTGGAGTTCTTGCTCTTGACGACGCTTAA
- the LOC133829900 gene encoding putative disease resistance RPP13-like protein 1 → MAAELVAGALLSASLQVLFERLGSEEIPRLFRGKKLILDQLDELNTMLISANVLLNDAEEKQLRNKEVRMWLCKLQDVIYQADDLVDRIDYETLQSKLEDDQSSSSASKVFNQLKSMSPFMSKFDKSVKFNAMEILRKMNILIDQKDALGLREGAQKKPFQRPPAPLVEQYDVYGRDNEKEVIVDLLLKDDISSSNKICVIPIVGMGGVGKTTLAQLVYDDDRVQKHFELKVWVTVSDEFDISRITKEIFEGVTSYKVHIKNLEEIRRRLKEALKGKKFLFVHDDVWNESYSQWDTLKSCFDSGANGSKIIVTTRSTIVASTMATGQIHQLQTLLSEDCWRLFVKHAFGNDVDLSGYQDLQVIGRKIVEKCKGLPLAIKSLGGLLRSERDSKKWEDILNNDTWEELYKESSILPALWLSYRHLPAHLKQCFAYCSIFPKDYEFDREILILLWKAEGFLQSDKKYKKEEQLGEEYLQDLLSRSFFQHSSHKKEFFLQMHDLVHDLAMFVSYDFCSRLDRTNDKHRLSTKIRHLSYMKTWKYNADTLKCLSEANCLRTFVALPFERYSFERTIVLYDMFLSAGSCLRVLSLNNSSIKELPNSINNLKHLRYLDLSCTEIEELPDSICTLYNLQTLLLLNCYKLSHLPKKMGSLMNLRHLEIHGVPLREIPHMKHLHFLSNVVLSDKNSGGFRMKSVAKLANLRCISGLENINDAIEASEANLIDKKGLSMLTLSWNVNGSVADSSQKENDILNALRPHTNLEHLVIENYRGTILSEWIGNSAFSNLVSIRLSNCINCYILPSLGQLVSLKSLKINGCNSVISIGYEITHEKCRLFRCLEVLEIRDMLEWKDWSFCSEAMQQGQIFPLLKELWLFDCPKLNVGLPGYLPSLEHLNISNCDQMVVLLPRTTQQTIVTPPSLAFIWIDNCSMLESLLDWGSHLNVQHIVLVRTKKLFENHKQWDLHRLFNLEYLSISGWEDDSFPNERLLPTTLTNLYIWDSSNLETLNGKAFQQLTSLTSLSIGNCERLRCLPEEGLPTSLCQLYIKECPLLKQRCEKGAEDWPKIHRITKVELDRKCINEMPQ, encoded by the coding sequence ATGGCTGCTGAGTTGGTTGCTGGTGCTTTGCTTTCTGCTTCGCTTCAGGTTCTGTTTGAACGGTTGGGCTCTGAGGAGATACCCCGGCTGTTTAGGGGAAAGAAATTGATCCTGGACCAGCTAGATGAACTAAACACTATGTTGATATCAGCCAATGTACTGCTCAACGATGCTGAGGAGAAACAACTTCGAAACAAGGAGGTCAGGATGTGGCTATGCAAGCTTCAAGATGTGATTTATCAAGCTGATGACTTGGTGGATAGGATTGACTATGAAACTCTGCAATCcaagcttgaagatgatcaatcTAGCAGCAGCGCAAGCAAGGTATTCAACCAACTGAAATCTATGTCACCTTTTATGTCAAAGTTTGATAAATCTGTTAAGTTTAATGCCATGGAGATCCTTCGTAAGATGAATATTCTTATTGATCAAAAGGATGCTCTTGGCCTGAGAGAAGGTGCTCAAAAAAAACCTTTTCAAAGGCCACCAGCTCCTTTAGTAGAGCAATATGATGTTTATGGGAGGGATAATGAAAAAGAAGTTATTGTTGATTTGTTGCTAAAAGATGATATTAGTAGCAGTAATAAGATTTGTGTCATTCCCATTGTTGGGATGGGTGGTGTGGGCAAAACTACTCTTGCTCAACTTGTTTATGATGATGATCGAGTTCAAAAGCATTTTGAGCTAAAAGTGTGGGTTACTGTGTCAGATGAATTTGATATTTCTAGGATAACGAAAGAGATATTTGAGGGGGTCACTTCCTACAAAGTTCATATAAAAAACTTAGAAGAAATTCGAAGGAGATTGAAAGAAGCATTGAAGGGAAAGAAATTTCTCTTTGTTCATGATGATGTTTGGAACGAGTCTTATTCCCAGTGGGACACTTTGAAGAGTTGTTTCGACTCGGGAGCAAATGGAAGTAAAATTATAGTGACAACTCGAAGCACAATTGTCGCCTCTACTATGGCCACTGGCCAAATTCATCAACTACAAACTTTGTTGAGTGAAGATTGTTGGCGGTTATTTGTCAAGCATGCTTTTGGAAATGATGTTGATCTTAGTGGCTACCAAGACCTACAAGTAATTGGAAGGAAAATAGTGGAAAAGTGCAAAGGCCTTCCATTAGCAATAAAATCTCTTGGTGGATTATTACGTTCTGAACGAGATTCCAAAAAATGGGAAGACATACTTAATAATGACACATGGGAGGAGTTGTACAAGGAGAGTTCTATTCTTCCAGCTTTATGGTTGAGTTATCGTCACTTACCTGCACATTTGAAACAATGTTTTGCATATTGTTCCATATTTCCCAAAGATTATGAATTTGATAGAGAAATTTTGATTTTGTTGTGGAAGGCAGAAGGCTTTTTGCAGAgtgataaaaaatataaaaaggaGGAGCAACTTGGAGAGGAATACCTTCAAGATCTGTTATCAAGGTCATTCTTTCAACATTCAAGTCATAAGAAAGAGTTTTTTCTCCAAATGCATGATTTGGTACATGATTTAGCTATGTTTGTATCATATGATTTTTGTTCCAGGCTGGATAGAACTAATGATAAACATCGTCTTTCGACCAAGATTCGTCATTTATCTTATATGAAGACTTGGAAATACAATGCTGACACACTCAAGTGCCTGAGTGAAGCTAATTGTTTGCGTACCTTTGTAGCATTACCATTCGAAAGGTATAGCTTCGAAAGAACAATAGTTTTGTACGATATGTTTCTTAGCGCAGGAAGTTGTTTAAGAGTGCTTTCTTTAAATAACTCTTCTATCAAAGAGCTGCCTAATTCAATCAACAATCTAAAGCATTTGAGGTACTTGGACTTGTCTTGCACTGAAATTGAAGAGTTACCCGATTCAATTTGTACTCTGTATAATTTACAGACTTTGTTGCTGTTGAATTGTTATAAGCTTTCTCATTTACCAAAGAAAATGGGGAGCTTAATGAATTTGCGACATTTGGAGATCCATGGTGTACCTTTGAGAGAGATACCCCATATGAAACACTTGCATTTCTTATCTAATGTAGTTTTGAGTGATAAGAATAGTGGAGGATTTAGAATGAAAAGTGTAGCAAAGCTTGCAAATTTACGCTGCATTTCAGGGTTGGAAAATATCAACGATGCAATAGAAGCTTCTGAAGCTAATTTAATAGATAAGAAGGGTCTTTCAATGCTGACTTTGAGCTGGAATGTTAATGGTAGTGTTGCTGATAGTTCgcaaaaagaaaatgatataCTTAATGCACTTCGACCTCATACAAATTTGGAGCATCTCGTGATTGAAAATTACAGAGGTACAATACTATCAGAGTGGATTGGAAACTCTGCATTTTCAAATTTAGTATCAATCAGGTTAAGCAATTGTATAAATTGTTATATTTTACCTTCACTCGGACAACTAGTCTCTCTTAAAAGTCTCAAAATAAATGGATGTAATAGTGTGATCTCAATAGGTTATGAGATTACTCATGAAAAATGTCGTTTATTCAGGTGTTTAGAAGTCTTGGAGATTAGggatatgttggagtggaaagaTTGGTCATTTTGTAGTGAAGCTATGCAACAAGGTCAAATATTCCCTCTTCTTAAAGAACTTTGGCTGTTTGATTGTCCAAAGCTTAATGTTGGCTTACCTGGTTATCTTCCATCCTTGGAACATCTCAATATCTCCAATTGTGATCAAATGGTGGTTTTGCTCCCAAGAACTACTCAACAGACCATCGTCACCCCTCCCTCTCTTGCCTTTATATGGATAGATAATTGTTCCATGTTGGAATCGCTTCTAGATTGGGGATCACACTTGAATGTACAACACATTGTATTAGTGAGAACCAAAAAGCTCTTTGAGAACCATAAGCAATGGGATCTGCATAGACTCTTTAATTTAGAATACTTAAGTATTAGTGGATGGGAAGATGATTCATTTCCCAATGAAAGGCTCCTTCCGACCACTCTGACTAATCTTTACATTTGGGATTCTAGTAACCTTGAAACCCTAAATGGCAAGGCTTTTCAACAACTTACCTCTCTTACATCTTTAAGTATTGGGAACTGTGAAAGGTTACGGTGCTTGCCAGAAGAAGGGCTGCCTACTTCTCTTTGtcaattatatataaaagaatgtcCTTTGCTAAAGCAACGCTGTGAGAAAGGAGCAGAAGATTGGCCTAAGATTCATCGCATCACTAAAGTGGAATTGGATCGCAAGTGTATCAATGAAATGCCCCAATGA